From Puntigrus tetrazona isolate hp1 chromosome 8, ASM1883169v1, whole genome shotgun sequence, the proteins below share one genomic window:
- the LOC122350670 gene encoding fibrinogen C domain-containing protein 1-like, whose translation MVNDRWKIMNSVSELEDGQQHKSQRMSCSYLLCTILLFVAVLLAVTVTGIILLMNHYQAPSGPDGPPLISTNQDEGNALVTIERGDGSRINIFIDPNCPDYNNNFLRLEGVQTSLLHSLTDHDTDLKSVKGQDRALLVKLAEEVAKLSAHASQLKMEYNALRQGQSNIGQELSTLQTEQGRLIQLLSESQINMVKVVNSVSDALSSMQKETGNIKSRLKADLQRAPVRSVRPKGCAGGEGSRPRDCSDIYASGQREDGIYSVFPTHYPAGFQVFCDMTTDGGGWTEDKD comes from the exons ATGGTAAATGATCGATGGAAAATCATGAACAGTGTTTCAGAACTCGAGGATGGACAGCAGCATAAATCGCAG AGGATGAGCTGTAGCTATCTCCTATGCACCATCCTGCTCTTTGTTGCTGTGTTACTGGCTGTCACAGTAACCGGGATCATCCTTCTGATGAACCATTACCAAGCACCCAGCGGCCCGGACGGCCCCCCTCTCATCAGCACTAACCAGGATGAGGGTAATGCCCTGGTAACCATCGAGAGAGGCGACGGCTCCCGCATCAACATCTTCATTGACCCCAACTGCCCCGACTACAACAATAACTTCCTGCGTCTGGAGGGTGTGCAGACCTCGCTGCTGCACTCGCTCACCGACCATGACACTGATCTGAAGTCAGTGAAAGGGCAAGATCGGGCTCTGCTTGTTAAACTGGCCGAGGAGGTGGCCAAGCTGTCCGCCCATGCCAGTCAGCTGAAGATGGAGTACAATGCACTGAGACAAGGCCAGAGCAACATCGGACAGGAGCTCAGCACTCTGCAGACCGAACAGGGCCGGCTTATTCAG CTGCTGTCGGAGAGCCAGATCAACATGGTGAAAGTGGTGAACTCTGTGAGCGATGCGCTCAGCTCCATGCAGAAGGAAACCGGAAACATCAAGAGCCGTCTCAAGGCGGATCTGCAGAGGGCTCCGGTGCGCAGCGTCCGACCCAAGGGCTGCGCCGGTGGAgaag GTTCCAGACCCCGGGATTGCAGTGACATCTATGCCAGTGGGCAAAGAGAGGATGGTATCTACTCCGTGTTCCCCACACATTACCCAGCAGGCTTCCAGGTCTTTTGTGACATGACGACTGATGGGGGCGGATGGACG GAAGATAAGGACTGA